The Thioalkalivibrio sulfidiphilus HL-EbGr7 genome includes the window GGTCTCGGGGAAATAACGGAACAGAGGGTGGTCGGTGGCGTTGTCCAGGTTCACCGGCTCGGCCCGCTCGGCCACCAGGCCCACCAGGCCCTCGCCCAGGGCCAGGCGCACGTGGCCCACGGAATCCGGGTTGAGGCCCTCGGTGGCCATGAGCATCAGGTGCTGGCGATCCGGCGCCATCAGGTAAACGGAGCAAACATCGATCCCCAGGGCCTGCTTGACCCGGTGCACGATGATGTCCAGGGCCTGGTGCAGGTCCTCGGCGGTACTGACTTCCTGAACGATGCGTCTGAGAATGTCCAGCATGGGGGATTCAGTCCTGATCCAGGGGCGGTGACGCGGGGTAGCGCCGACGGAATCGCCGGCGCCGGGGCGCGATGGGACTCAAGCGCCGCTCCGGGTGCGGGGCTGGCGTTGCTGGCCGGGCATGCCCTCGGGGAACAGCAGCGGTGCCAGTTCACGCAGGGCCCGGCGGTAGACATGGCGCTTGAAGAATACCACCTCGCGCATGGGCCGCCAGTAATCCACCCAGCGCCAGGAGTCGAATTCCGCCGGCTGCACGCTGTCCAGGCGCACGCAGGTCTCGTCCCCCACAAGGCGCAGCATGAACCAGATCTGTTTCTGGCCGATGCACACGGGGTTGGAATGGCGCCGGATCAGGTGCTTGGGCAGGCGGTAACGCAGCCAGTCCCGGGTCTTGCCGATGACCTCCACGTGCTCGGGACCAAGGCCGGTCTCCTCGGCCAGTTCCCGGTACATGGCGTCCAGGGGGGACTCGTCGCGACGGATACCGCCCTGGGGAAACTGCCAGGCCTGCTGGCCGATGCGTTTCGCCCAGAAAAGGCGTCTTTCCTGATTGCTCAGGATGATGCCTACGTTCGGTCTATATCCATCACAATCAATCACTTAATGAAACCGCTCGTGTGCCGCGTCTGTCCTGCATTGTTCCACAACCCAGGATTTCGGGCAAACCCCGGACATCACAGTAAAAAGCATATCCGATACAATGCCCGGTCCATCGCACAGCCCAAGGGAGAATCCCGGTGACATTGGCCATCTTCGATCTGGACAATACCCTGCTCTCAGGGGACAGCGACTACGAATGGGGCCGCTTCCTGGTGGAACTGGGGGTGGTGGATGCCGAGACCTACGAGGCCGCCAATCGGGCGTTCTACGAACAGTACAAGGCCGGCACGCTGGATATCCGGGAGTTCTGCCGCTTCGCCTTCCGCCCCCTGGCCAGCCACGACCTGGCCACCCTGGAAGGCTGGCGCAGTCGCTTTCTGGCCGAGCGCGTCGAACCCCTGGTGCTGCCCGCCGCGGAGGCACTGCTGGCCAGACACCGGGACGACGGCGATACCCTCATGATCATCACCGCCACCAACCGCTTCATCACTGCCCCCATCGCCGAACGCCTGGGGGTGCCCCACCTGCTGGCCACGGAACCGGAATTGCGGGACGGTCGGTACACGGGAGAACTGGCGGGTGTGCCCTGTTTCCAGGAGGGCAAGGTGCTGCGCCTGGAGACCTGGCTCAAGGAACACGGCGAGACCCTGGCGGGCAGCTGGTTCTACAGCGACTCCCACAACGACATCCCGCTGCTGGAGCGGGTGGATCACCCGGTGGTGGTGGATGGGGATGTGAAGCTCACCGACCATGCCCAGGAAAAGGGCTGGCCGATGATCTCACTGAGATACGTCTGAAGTGAGAAGTGAGAAGTGAGAAGTGAGAAGTGAGAAGTAAATGCCCACTTCCCAATTCCCCCTTCCCACTTCAAAGCAGTCCCGCCAGCTCCTTCACGCGTCGGCCGGCGGGCGTATCGGCCTTGCCTGCGGCGGCCACGGCGGCGGCATAGCCGCGGAAGAATTCCGGCAGCGCCGCCACCAGCTGCTGGCGGCGCAGACGACCCACGCCCTGCACCGGCCACATGGGGCGCAGGTCGTTGTTATCCAGACCGTCGCAGATCTTCAGGCCCCAGCCGGCGGTGGTGGTGTCCCAGACATGATGGCGTAC containing:
- a CDS encoding RNA pyrophosphohydrolase, whose translation is MIDCDGYRPNVGIILSNQERRLFWAKRIGQQAWQFPQGGIRRDESPLDAMYRELAEETGLGPEHVEVIGKTRDWLRYRLPKHLIRRHSNPVCIGQKQIWFMLRLVGDETCVRLDSVQPAEFDSWRWVDYWRPMREVVFFKRHVYRRALRELAPLLFPEGMPGQQRQPRTRSGA
- a CDS encoding HAD family hydrolase → MTLAIFDLDNTLLSGDSDYEWGRFLVELGVVDAETYEAANRAFYEQYKAGTLDIREFCRFAFRPLASHDLATLEGWRSRFLAERVEPLVLPAAEALLARHRDDGDTLMIITATNRFITAPIAERLGVPHLLATEPELRDGRYTGELAGVPCFQEGKVLRLETWLKEHGETLAGSWFYSDSHNDIPLLERVDHPVVVDGDVKLTDHAQEKGWPMISLRYV